One region of Armigeres subalbatus isolate Guangzhou_Male chromosome 3, GZ_Asu_2, whole genome shotgun sequence genomic DNA includes:
- the LOC134219219 gene encoding ATP synthase subunit s, mitochondrial-like produces MLKLQTLRGIASTYTGTIRTPPTAVTSNRNLWGWINMMFNRVDTARLKAVGPDRLCAEWLLRNGARAKFVNVQHEQVNYNLLPNENVPVLIEEFDGTDSGIMHIGFDHLKNLTRLRKIRLHNCVYLEDQALTKLRFVAQTLEVLEVSNCKNVTDYGLLALRDLKKLKQLSTHNLPYVKNIQKVEEELRKALPECNMDLKP; encoded by the coding sequence ATGCTGAAACTTCAAACCCTTCGAGGCATTGCTTCAACGTATACCGGGACGATTCGTACACCCCCAACAGCCGTAACATCCAATCGAAACTTATGGGGATGGATTAACATGATGTTCAATCGGGTGGACACTGCCCGACTCAAAGCGGTCGGCCCGGACCGTTTATGCGCTGAATGGCTATTACGAAACGGCGCCAGAGCAAAGTTTGTTAACGTACAACACGAGCAAGTCAACTACAACCTACTGCCAAACGAAAATGTTCCGGTGTTGATAGAAGAGTTCGATGGAACAGATTCCGGGATTATGCACATTGGATTCGATCACCTCAAGAACCTGACCCGCCTTAGAAAGATTAGGCTGCATAATTGTGTCTACCTGGAGGATCAGGCCTTGACCAAGCTTCGCTTCGTTGCGCAAACGCTGGAAGTGCTTGAAGTCTCAAATTGCAAGAACGTAACTGATTATGGCTTGCTTGCTTTGAGGgacttgaaaaaattgaaacaacTCAGTACACATAACTTGCCATatgtaaaaaatattcaaaaagttgAAGAGGAATTAAGAAAAGCTCTTCCAGAATGTAACATGGATCTGAAACCGTGA